A window from Streptomyces sp. NBC_00271 encodes these proteins:
- the prcA gene encoding proteasome subunit alpha: MSTPFYVSPQQAMADRAEYARKGIARGRSLVVLQYADGIVFVGENPSRALHKFSEIYDRIGFAAAGKYNEYENLRIGGVRYADLRGYTYDRDDVTARGLANVYAQTLGTIFSSAAEKPYEVELVVAEVGETPEGDQIYRLPHDGSIVDEHGSVAVGGNAEQISSYLDQRHQDGMSLAEALKLAVQSLSREPNGGEREIPAERLEVAVLDRTRPQQRKFRRIVGRQLDRLLEEGGAETATEAEDAEDEE; this comes from the coding sequence GTGTCGACGCCGTTCTATGTCTCACCCCAGCAGGCCATGGCCGACCGGGCGGAATACGCCCGTAAGGGCATCGCCCGCGGTCGCAGCCTCGTTGTGCTGCAGTACGCCGACGGCATTGTGTTCGTCGGCGAGAACCCGTCCCGTGCGCTGCACAAGTTCAGCGAGATCTACGACCGGATCGGCTTCGCGGCCGCCGGCAAGTACAACGAATACGAGAATCTGCGGATCGGTGGCGTGCGCTATGCCGATCTGCGGGGTTACACCTATGACCGTGATGATGTGACCGCCCGCGGTCTGGCGAATGTGTACGCACAGACGCTGGGCACGATCTTCTCCTCGGCTGCCGAGAAGCCGTACGAGGTGGAGCTCGTTGTCGCCGAGGTGGGGGAGACCCCCGAAGGCGACCAGATCTATCGGCTGCCGCACGACGGGTCCATCGTGGACGAGCACGGATCCGTCGCGGTGGGTGGCAATGCCGAGCAGATCAGCAGTTACCTGGACCAGCGTCACCAGGACGGGATGTCGCTGGCGGAGGCGCTGAAGCTGGCCGTGCAGTCGCTGTCGCGGGAGCCGAACGGGGGCGAGCGGGAGATCCCCGCGGAGCGCCTGGAGGTCGCGGTCCTGGACCGTACGCGTCCGCAGCAGCGCAAGTTCAGGCGGATCGTCGGGCGTCAGCTGGACCGGCTGCTGGAGGAGGGCGGCGCGGAGACCGCCACGGAGGCCGAGGACGCCGAAGACGAGGAGTGA
- the tatA gene encoding Sec-independent protein translocase subunit TatA, translated as MFGRLGAPEIILILVVIILLFGAKKLPDMARSLGKSARILKSEAKAMKDEGSTPAPAGPPSTDEQTPAQRTIQAAPGDVTSSRPVTEPTDTTKR; from the coding sequence ATGTTCGGAAGGCTCGGCGCTCCCGAGATCATTCTCATCCTCGTCGTCATCATCCTGCTGTTCGGCGCGAAGAAGCTTCCGGACATGGCGCGCTCCCTCGGCAAGTCCGCGCGCATCCTGAAGAGCGAGGCCAAGGCGATGAAGGACGAGGGCAGCACCCCCGCCCCGGCCGGTCCGCCCAGCACCGACGAGCAGACCCCGGCTCAGCGCACGATCCAGGCCGCGCCCGGCGATGTGACCAGCTCCCGCCCGGTCACCGAGCCGACGGACACGACCAAGCGCTGA
- the tatC gene encoding twin-arginine translocase subunit TatC — MPKSARKKEKDPEGRMPLAEHLRELRNRLAKAMLAIVIVTVVAAFYYNDIINFFTKPVLDSVGCPSDFAELAKMPKGGQCAQITINGLLAPFTLALKVSLMAGVALASPVWLYQLWAFVAPGLHQNEKKYAYAFVGTGVPLFFAGGFFAYKVLPTTAKVLIDFTPDGVNNLLPLDDLLDLVTRMVVVFGLSFELPLLLVMLNLTGILTGKRMLGWWRAMIMGITVFAAVATPSTDPLTMLALAVPIWVLYFGAVVFSLMNDRRKRRREAEGPADDEASDLDLTPEDIGEVESVSSSRALPGQSSTDRVNGYDDVT; from the coding sequence TTGCCCAAGTCTGCCCGCAAGAAGGAGAAGGATCCCGAGGGACGGATGCCCCTCGCGGAGCACCTTCGTGAGCTCCGCAACCGGCTCGCGAAGGCGATGCTGGCCATCGTCATCGTCACGGTCGTGGCCGCCTTCTACTACAACGACATCATCAACTTCTTCACCAAGCCGGTGCTGGACTCGGTCGGGTGTCCGTCGGACTTCGCCGAGCTGGCGAAGATGCCCAAGGGCGGGCAGTGCGCGCAGATCACGATCAACGGTCTGCTCGCCCCGTTCACCCTGGCGTTGAAGGTCTCGTTGATGGCCGGCGTCGCGCTCGCCTCGCCGGTGTGGCTCTACCAACTGTGGGCGTTCGTCGCGCCCGGTCTGCACCAGAACGAGAAGAAGTACGCGTACGCGTTCGTCGGGACGGGCGTTCCGCTCTTCTTCGCCGGTGGTTTCTTCGCCTACAAGGTGCTGCCCACCACCGCGAAGGTGCTGATCGACTTCACGCCGGACGGTGTGAACAACCTGCTGCCGCTGGACGATCTGCTCGACCTCGTCACGCGCATGGTGGTCGTCTTCGGCCTCTCCTTCGAGCTGCCGCTGCTGCTGGTCATGCTCAACCTCACCGGCATCCTGACCGGCAAGCGCATGCTCGGCTGGTGGCGCGCCATGATCATGGGCATCACGGTCTTCGCGGCCGTCGCCACGCCGAGCACCGACCCGCTGACGATGCTGGCGCTCGCGGTACCGATCTGGGTCCTGTACTTCGGCGCCGTCGTCTTCTCGCTGATGAACGACCGGCGCAAGCGGCGCCGCGAGGCCGAGGGTCCGGCGGACGACGAGGCCTCCGACCTGGACCTCACGCCCGAGGACATCGGCGAGGTCGAGAGCGTGTCGTCCAGTCGCGCGCTGCCCGGGCAGTCGAGCACGGACCGGGTCAACGGTTATGACGACGTGACCTGA
- a CDS encoding helix-turn-helix transcriptional regulator — MAGKPARPTNAIDQTRRMLSLVTYLRERPGAHVSDVARAFGITEDELISDLDVLPLCGTSFRGGDLLDIDTDGDRIWWHNPDLVAEPLRIAADEATALLVAARAVSTLPGLREGDRQALLRATAKVEAASGEAAGASSRLSVTFESEGGVFADVDRAISERRRLWIRYYSPSRDELTEREIDPIRLVSVGHTYVEAWCRRSEARRTFRLDRVAEIRILDEPSSPPEIELRDLSEGLVQPAAEDPEVVVEVGPGGRWVAEYYPHDSADELSEGGLRITLRTPDPASLRRLALRLGRDGRIVSPPELADSAREAAREALAAYDGLEGDQDGPYDRQEQGL, encoded by the coding sequence GTGGCAGGAAAACCGGCCAGGCCCACGAACGCGATCGACCAGACCCGGCGGATGCTGTCCCTGGTGACCTATCTGCGTGAGCGCCCTGGCGCGCACGTCAGTGATGTCGCCCGGGCCTTCGGGATCACCGAGGACGAGCTGATCTCCGACCTCGACGTGCTGCCGCTGTGCGGGACCAGCTTCCGCGGCGGTGACCTCCTCGACATCGACACCGACGGCGACCGCATCTGGTGGCACAACCCCGACCTCGTCGCCGAACCCCTCCGTATCGCCGCGGACGAGGCGACCGCGCTGCTGGTGGCCGCCCGCGCGGTGTCCACGCTGCCCGGGCTGCGCGAGGGTGACCGGCAGGCGCTGCTGCGCGCCACCGCCAAGGTGGAGGCCGCCTCGGGCGAGGCGGCGGGCGCCAGCTCCCGCCTCTCGGTGACCTTCGAGTCCGAGGGCGGGGTCTTCGCGGACGTCGACCGGGCGATCTCCGAGCGGCGCCGGCTGTGGATCCGCTACTACTCGCCCTCGCGTGACGAGCTCACCGAGCGCGAGATCGACCCGATCCGCCTGGTCAGCGTCGGGCACACGTACGTGGAGGCCTGGTGCCGCCGCTCCGAGGCGCGCCGCACCTTCAGGCTCGACCGGGTCGCCGAGATCCGCATCCTCGACGAGCCGTCCTCGCCGCCCGAGATCGAGCTGCGGGACCTCTCCGAGGGGCTGGTGCAGCCAGCGGCCGAGGATCCCGAGGTGGTCGTCGAGGTCGGGCCGGGCGGGCGCTGGGTCGCGGAGTACTACCCGCACGACAGTGCGGATGAGCTGTCGGAGGGCGGGCTGCGTATCACCTTGCGGACCCCCGACCCCGCGTCGCTGCGACGGCTGGCGCTGCGCCTGGGCCGGGACGGCCGGATCGTGTCGCCGCCGGAGCTGGCGGACAGCGCCCGTGAGGCGGCTCGGGAGGCACTCGCGGCCTACGACGGGCTCGAGGGAGATCAGGACGGACCGTACGACAGGCAGGAGCAGGGGCTTTGA
- a CDS encoding LacI family DNA-binding transcriptional regulator codes for MARGNTRPTSRDVAQAAGVSQAAVSLVLGDKWRGRVAETTAERVREAAQELGYRPNLAARNLRLGRTRTVLLVVPALTTEFFAGVYTGAARVAAEHGFGVVLYPSPEGIGPARDPFGSAAAALDGVIASSMAADALTAIRGDQLPLVMLDSDPEGSLGAATVNLDIKDGVRQVAEHLLSLGHRRFLHLAADIPSWTFEVRARELAKRLSEVPGTDLRTTRAPISIEDAVAAAGSALAAPGPRPTALVCDDDKLAAGAYKAARRLGLRIPEDLSVTGLDDLALAQAIDPELTTVRLDAERFGERGMEALLAVLDGRTPPVGDIPVQLVVRGSTAPPGSPQTARPTQ; via the coding sequence GTGGCACGAGGTAACACCCGCCCGACGAGCCGTGACGTCGCCCAGGCCGCCGGGGTGTCCCAGGCCGCGGTCTCCCTGGTGCTGGGCGACAAGTGGCGCGGCCGGGTCGCCGAGACGACCGCGGAACGCGTCCGCGAGGCCGCCCAGGAGCTCGGGTACCGCCCGAACCTGGCCGCCCGCAACCTCCGCCTGGGCCGCACCCGTACGGTCCTCCTGGTGGTCCCGGCGCTGACCACCGAGTTCTTCGCCGGGGTCTACACCGGCGCGGCCCGCGTCGCGGCGGAACACGGCTTCGGCGTGGTCCTGTACCCCTCCCCCGAGGGCATCGGCCCCGCCCGTGACCCGTTCGGCTCCGCGGCGGCCGCCCTGGACGGCGTCATCGCCTCCTCCATGGCCGCGGACGCCCTCACCGCCATCCGGGGCGACCAGCTCCCCCTGGTGATGCTCGACAGCGACCCTGAGGGCAGCCTGGGCGCGGCGACCGTCAACCTCGACATCAAGGACGGCGTACGACAGGTGGCCGAGCACCTCCTGTCCCTGGGCCACCGCCGCTTCCTCCATCTGGCGGCGGACATCCCGTCCTGGACCTTCGAGGTACGCGCCCGGGAACTGGCCAAACGCCTGTCCGAGGTCCCCGGCACGGACCTCCGCACGACCCGGGCCCCGATCTCCATCGAGGACGCGGTGGCCGCCGCGGGATCGGCCCTGGCCGCCCCCGGCCCCCGCCCCACCGCCCTGGTCTGCGACGACGACAAACTGGCGGCAGGCGCCTACAAGGCGGCTCGCCGCCTGGGCCTGCGCATCCCCGAGGACCTCTCCGTCACGGGCCTGGACGACCTGGCCCTGGCCCAGGCCATCGACCCGGAGCTCACCACCGTCCGCCTGGACGCGGAACGCTTCGGCGAACGCGGCATGGAAGCCCTCCTGGCCGTCCTGGACGGCCGAACACCCCCCGTGGGCGACATCCCGGTGCAACTGGTCGTACGAGGCTCCACGGCCCCACCAGGCTCCCCGCAGACCGCACGCCCCACGCAGTAG
- a CDS encoding helix-turn-helix transcriptional regulator, producing the protein MAIAKAERLMNLALCLLGTRRPLSKRELRESIEAYLEAGSDDSFNRMFERDKDDLRELGLVIETVENLDGEVGYLARRDSNRLPPITLDAEEAAALGLAAKVWQQARLAGAASGALQKLRAAGLAEDFDPYEAHGALEPHIPVHEAAFEPLMLACRDRRPVVFDYRKATAAHPETRQVEPWALECWRGHWYLAGWDRDRGAERVFRLSRITGRVRSRAGRYTAEVPDVVTVRETVASWAGEIADRSALIRLRTGSGYPLRAKAVSVRELGDGWDELEIPYGHGLDAWLVEFGPDVVVLEPAELRADVVDRLRAVAKG; encoded by the coding sequence ATGGCCATTGCCAAGGCCGAGCGGCTGATGAACCTCGCGCTGTGTCTGCTCGGGACGCGGCGGCCGCTCAGCAAGCGCGAACTCCGCGAGTCCATCGAGGCCTATCTGGAAGCCGGGTCGGACGACTCCTTCAACCGGATGTTCGAGCGCGACAAGGACGATCTGCGCGAGCTGGGCCTGGTCATCGAGACGGTGGAGAACCTCGACGGCGAGGTCGGCTATCTCGCCCGCCGCGACAGCAACCGCCTGCCGCCCATCACCCTCGACGCCGAGGAGGCCGCCGCCCTCGGCCTCGCCGCCAAGGTCTGGCAGCAGGCCCGGCTGGCCGGCGCGGCGAGCGGTGCGTTGCAGAAGCTGCGCGCCGCCGGGCTGGCCGAGGACTTCGACCCCTACGAGGCGCATGGCGCCCTCGAACCGCACATCCCCGTGCACGAGGCGGCCTTCGAGCCGCTGATGCTGGCCTGCCGCGACCGCCGTCCGGTCGTCTTCGACTACCGCAAGGCCACCGCCGCCCACCCCGAGACCCGGCAGGTCGAGCCGTGGGCGCTGGAGTGCTGGCGCGGCCACTGGTACCTGGCGGGCTGGGACCGCGACCGCGGCGCCGAGCGCGTCTTCAGGCTCTCGCGGATCACCGGCAGGGTCCGCTCCCGCGCCGGGCGCTACACCGCCGAGGTGCCCGACGTCGTCACCGTGCGGGAGACCGTGGCGAGCTGGGCGGGTGAGATCGCCGACCGCTCCGCGCTGATCCGGCTGCGCACCGGCTCCGGCTACCCGCTGCGGGCCAAAGCGGTCTCCGTACGGGAACTCGGCGACGGCTGGGACGAGTTGGAGATTCCGTACGGGCACGGCCTGGACGCCTGGCTCGTCGAGTTCGGGCCCGACGTGGTGGTTCTGGAGCCCGCCGAGCTGCGGGCCGATGTAGTGGACCGGCTGCGCGCCGTGGCCAAGGGCTGA
- a CDS encoding MFS transporter, with amino-acid sequence MAAGYLEILRAKHAARLLAGTLTGRLPNATAAIAVVLFVRAEGGTYSLAGALAAVYGVGNAVGQPLLGRLVDLYGQPRVQLPAALVSALGMAVFAFSGTDPLPVAYLAMVVAGLFTPPLEGGLRALWPSVLRREEQVHTAYAMDAVAQEVMFTVGPLLLTLCASLWSARAALLILNVVGVLGALSVVLSPPSRAWRSAPREAHWLGALRSPGLLALLGAFLFVGIALGSITVAAVSYADDHGGDAVYGWLMAAVGLGALAGGTAYGARQWSSAPERRLRVLVALLAVCYLPLVLMPGAVAMTALAALAGVFLAPCIACAFIIVDRHAPRGTVTEAFSWLVTTFTVGASVGTGLAGPVVEWGGAVWGFALPGAAGAAALVVLLATGRVLAATGDGAVVAVSSENDPNRAVEPRFSSGDRA; translated from the coding sequence ATGGCCGCGGGATACCTGGAGATCCTCAGGGCGAAGCACGCCGCACGGCTGCTCGCCGGCACGCTCACCGGGCGGCTGCCCAACGCCACCGCCGCCATCGCCGTCGTGCTCTTCGTCCGGGCGGAGGGCGGGACGTACAGCCTGGCCGGTGCGCTCGCGGCCGTGTACGGGGTGGGCAATGCCGTGGGACAGCCGCTGCTCGGGCGGCTCGTGGATCTGTACGGGCAGCCGCGCGTCCAGTTGCCGGCCGCGCTCGTCTCGGCCCTCGGGATGGCCGTCTTCGCCTTCTCGGGCACCGACCCGCTGCCGGTGGCGTATCTGGCGATGGTCGTCGCCGGGCTCTTCACGCCGCCCCTGGAGGGCGGTCTGCGGGCGTTGTGGCCCTCCGTGCTGCGCCGGGAGGAGCAGGTGCACACCGCGTACGCGATGGACGCCGTGGCGCAGGAAGTCATGTTCACCGTCGGACCGTTGCTGCTGACCCTGTGTGCCTCGCTCTGGTCCGCCCGGGCTGCGCTGCTGATCCTGAACGTCGTCGGGGTGCTGGGCGCCCTCTCCGTGGTCCTCTCGCCACCCTCGCGCGCGTGGCGTTCGGCACCGCGCGAGGCGCACTGGCTCGGCGCGTTGCGCTCACCCGGGCTGCTGGCCCTGCTCGGCGCGTTCCTGTTCGTGGGGATCGCGCTCGGCTCGATCACGGTCGCCGCGGTGTCGTACGCCGACGACCACGGCGGCGACGCGGTGTACGGCTGGCTGATGGCGGCCGTGGGGCTCGGGGCCCTCGCCGGTGGGACGGCGTACGGGGCGCGGCAGTGGAGCAGCGCGCCCGAGCGGCGACTGCGGGTGCTGGTCGCCCTTCTGGCGGTGTGTTATCTGCCACTCGTGCTGATGCCGGGCGCGGTCGCCATGACGGCCCTCGCGGCCCTCGCCGGGGTCTTCCTGGCGCCCTGCATCGCCTGCGCCTTCATCATCGTCGACCGGCACGCGCCGAGGGGCACCGTCACCGAGGCGTTCTCCTGGCTTGTGACGACGTTCACCGTGGGCGCGTCGGTCGGAACGGGCCTCGCGGGCCCGGTCGTCGAGTGGGGCGGGGCCGTGTGGGGCTTCGCCCTGCCGGGTGCCGCGGGTGCCGCCGCGCTGGTGGTTCTGCTCGCCACGGGGCGGGTCCTCGCAGCTACCGGGGACGGTGCGGTCGTTGCGGTCTCATCGGAAAATGATCCAAACCGTGCCGTCGAACCCCGTTTCAGCTCGGGGGATCGGGCGTAA
- a CDS encoding FKBP-type peptidyl-prolyl cis-trans isomerase has product MRRRSLMIAVPAGLVTLAGCGDDKSDKAKSSTSSPSPSAAASASAAPPPKIVDGPLPAITAGTKFGEKPTVAKGSGAPSKDLAVRTAIAGGGKTVAENDYIQANYLGQVWDTAKVFDNSYDRKTPLVIQLAQGGIIDGWRYGLVGKKVGSRVEMSVPPTWGYGTQGNAQAGIKGTDTLVFVVDIENTFNAQSSAQGKEVAQSDAALPKVGTNTDGKAPSIDVPKATAPTKLVANYVLEGDGDEVKADSSVLVQYKGVLWDTGKEFDSTYSSGRLAQFSLQQVVKGWAQGLTGKKVGSRVLIVIPPALGYGNNPPSGSGIKKDSTLVFSVDILAKM; this is encoded by the coding sequence GTGCGCCGACGCTCCCTCATGATTGCCGTACCCGCCGGACTGGTCACGCTCGCCGGATGCGGTGACGACAAGTCGGACAAGGCCAAGTCCAGCACCAGTAGCCCGTCCCCGTCGGCCGCCGCGTCCGCCTCCGCGGCGCCGCCGCCGAAGATCGTCGACGGTCCGCTGCCGGCGATCACGGCCGGGACGAAGTTCGGTGAGAAGCCGACCGTGGCCAAGGGCAGCGGCGCCCCGTCGAAGGATCTGGCGGTCAGGACGGCCATCGCGGGCGGCGGCAAGACGGTCGCGGAGAACGACTACATCCAGGCCAACTACCTCGGCCAGGTCTGGGACACCGCCAAAGTCTTCGACAACTCCTACGACCGTAAGACGCCGCTGGTCATCCAGCTCGCGCAGGGCGGCATCATCGACGGCTGGCGCTATGGCCTGGTGGGCAAGAAGGTCGGCAGCCGCGTCGAGATGTCCGTGCCGCCCACCTGGGGCTACGGCACGCAGGGCAACGCGCAGGCGGGCATCAAGGGCACCGACACGCTGGTGTTCGTCGTCGACATCGAGAACACCTTCAACGCGCAGAGCTCCGCCCAGGGCAAGGAGGTCGCGCAGAGTGACGCCGCCCTCCCGAAGGTCGGCACCAACACCGACGGCAAGGCCCCCTCCATCGACGTGCCGAAGGCCACGGCCCCGACGAAGCTCGTGGCGAACTACGTCCTCGAGGGCGACGGCGACGAGGTCAAGGCGGACAGCAGTGTCCTGGTGCAGTACAAGGGCGTGCTCTGGGACACCGGCAAGGAGTTCGACTCGACGTACAGCAGCGGCCGGCTGGCGCAGTTCTCGCTGCAGCAGGTCGTCAAGGGCTGGGCGCAGGGCCTGACCGGCAAGAAGGTGGGCAGCCGCGTCCTCATCGTCATTCCGCCGGCGCTGGGCTACGGCAACAACCCGCCGAGCGGCAGTGGCATCAAGAAGGACTCCACCCTGGTGTTCTCGGTGGACATCCTGGCCAAGATGTAA
- a CDS encoding FKBP-type peptidyl-prolyl cis-trans isomerase, translating into MSIEKPEIDFPGGEPPADLEIKDIWEGEGEVAKAGDFVKVHYVGVAFSTGEEFDASWNRGAPLEFQLGVGQVISGWDQGVQGMKVGGRRQLVIPAHLAYGDRGAGGRIGPGETLIFVCDLVAV; encoded by the coding sequence GTGAGCATCGAGAAGCCCGAGATCGACTTCCCGGGCGGCGAGCCCCCGGCGGACCTCGAGATCAAGGACATCTGGGAGGGCGAAGGCGAGGTCGCCAAGGCCGGCGACTTCGTCAAGGTCCACTACGTGGGCGTTGCCTTCTCCACCGGCGAGGAGTTCGACGCCTCCTGGAACCGCGGCGCCCCGCTGGAGTTCCAGCTCGGTGTCGGTCAGGTCATCAGCGGCTGGGACCAGGGTGTGCAGGGCATGAAGGTCGGCGGCCGTCGCCAGCTGGTCATCCCGGCGCACCTCGCGTACGGCGACCGTGGCGCCGGCGGCCGCATCGGCCCCGGCGAGACGCTGATCTTCGTCTGCGACCTGGTCGCGGTCTGA
- a CDS encoding diacylglycerol kinase codes for MTSEITLFVNPTAGRGRGAHAAQPAAFALRAAGFSVRTVLGENAEDALTRARAAVEGGTGALIAVGGDGMANLALQAVAGTRTPLGLVAAGTGNDFARALGLPVRDPAAAGRLIAESLKGARLRDIDLGRVNGTWFATVLASGFDSRVNDRGNRMRWPVGRFKYDLAMLAELAALRPLPYRITLDDGEVREIGATLVAVGNGSSYGGGMRICADADLEDGLFDVTVVGECSRTTLLKVFPRVYRGTHLDHPVVTVYRAAKVELVAEGVTAYADGEPLGPLPLTAECVPAAVRVAIP; via the coding sequence GTGACCAGCGAGATCACCCTTTTCGTCAACCCCACCGCGGGACGCGGCCGGGGCGCCCACGCGGCGCAGCCGGCCGCTTTCGCCTTGCGGGCGGCGGGATTCTCCGTCCGTACGGTCCTCGGGGAGAACGCCGAGGACGCCCTCACACGCGCGCGTGCGGCCGTCGAGGGCGGCACCGGCGCCCTGATAGCCGTCGGGGGCGACGGCATGGCGAACCTCGCCCTCCAGGCCGTCGCCGGCACCCGCACCCCGCTCGGCCTGGTCGCCGCCGGCACCGGGAACGACTTCGCCCGCGCCCTCGGACTTCCGGTGCGCGACCCGGCGGCCGCGGGACGGCTGATCGCCGAGTCCCTCAAGGGAGCGCGGCTGCGCGACATCGACCTGGGCCGGGTGAACGGCACCTGGTTCGCCACCGTCCTCGCCTCCGGCTTCGACTCCCGGGTCAACGATCGCGGCAATCGCATGCGGTGGCCGGTCGGCCGCTTCAAGTACGACCTCGCCATGCTCGCCGAACTGGCCGCCCTCAGGCCCCTCCCGTACCGGATCACCCTGGACGACGGTGAGGTCCGGGAGATCGGGGCAACCCTCGTGGCGGTCGGCAACGGATCGTCGTATGGCGGCGGGATGAGGATCTGCGCGGACGCCGACCTGGAGGACGGGCTGTTCGACGTCACGGTCGTCGGGGAGTGCAGCCGTACGACCCTGCTCAAGGTGTTCCCCAGGGTCTACCGGGGCACCCACCTCGACCACCCCGTCGTCACCGTGTACCGGGCCGCCAAGGTCGAGCTCGTCGCAGAGGGTGTCACCGCGTACGCGGACGGGGAGCCGCTGGGGCCGCTGCCGCTCACGGCGGAGTGCGTGCCCGCTGCGGTGCGCGTGGCAATTCCCTGA
- the pafA gene encoding Pup--protein ligase gives MDRRIFGLENEYGVTCTFRGQRRLSPDEVARYLFRRVVSWGRSSNVFLRNGARLYLDVGSHPEYATPECDNVTELVTHDKAGERILEGLLVDAERRLHEEGIAGDVYLFKNNTDSAGNSYGCHENYLVARHGEFSRLADILIPFLVTRQLLCGAGKVLQTPRGAVYCVSQRAEHIWEGVSSATTRSRPIINTRDEPHADAERYRRLHVIVGDSNMSETTMLLKVGATDLVLRMIEAGTVMRDLTLENPIRAIREVSHDITGRRKVRLASGREASALEVQREYFEKAVDFCERRGIRTGTVEQVLELWGRTLDAIEAEDLDRIGTEIDWVMKYKLIERYRAKHNMTMSHPRVAQIDLAYHDIHRRRGLYYLLERKGQATRICNDLKIFEGKSVPPQTTRARLRGDFIRRAQEQRRDFTVDWVHLKLNDQAQRTVLCKDPFRSVDDRVEKLIAGM, from the coding sequence ATGGACCGCCGCATTTTCGGGCTGGAGAACGAGTACGGCGTCACGTGTACGTTCAGGGGACAGCGCCGCCTGTCTCCCGACGAGGTGGCGCGGTACCTCTTCCGCCGTGTCGTGTCATGGGGCCGCAGCAGCAATGTCTTTCTGCGGAACGGTGCCCGCCTCTATCTCGACGTGGGATCACATCCGGAATACGCGACACCCGAATGTGACAACGTGACGGAACTCGTCACCCACGACAAGGCCGGCGAGCGCATTCTCGAAGGACTCCTGGTCGACGCCGAACGACGCCTGCACGAGGAAGGAATCGCGGGCGACGTCTATCTGTTCAAGAACAACACCGACTCGGCGGGCAACTCCTACGGGTGCCACGAGAACTATCTGGTGGCCCGGCACGGGGAGTTCTCCCGGCTCGCGGACATTCTCATTCCCTTCCTGGTCACCCGGCAGCTGCTGTGCGGTGCCGGCAAGGTGCTGCAGACTCCGCGCGGCGCCGTGTACTGCGTGAGCCAGCGCGCCGAGCACATCTGGGAGGGCGTCAGCTCGGCGACGACCCGCTCCCGGCCGATCATCAACACCCGCGACGAACCGCACGCAGACGCCGAGCGCTACCGGCGGCTGCACGTCATCGTCGGTGACTCGAACATGTCCGAGACGACGATGCTCCTCAAGGTCGGCGCCACCGACCTGGTACTGCGCATGATCGAGGCCGGTACGGTCATGCGCGACCTCACCCTGGAGAACCCCATTCGGGCGATCCGCGAGGTCAGTCACGACATCACGGGCCGGCGCAAGGTGCGTCTGGCCAGCGGCCGGGAGGCCTCCGCGCTGGAAGTGCAGCGGGAGTACTTCGAGAAGGCCGTGGACTTCTGCGAGCGCCGCGGCATCCGCACCGGCACGGTCGAGCAGGTGCTCGAACTGTGGGGCCGCACGCTCGACGCGATCGAGGCCGAGGACCTCGACCGGATCGGTACCGAAATCGACTGGGTGATGAAGTACAAGCTCATCGAGCGGTACCGGGCCAAGCACAACATGACGATGTCGCATCCCCGGGTCGCGCAGATAGACCTCGCATATCACGACATCCACCGGCGTCGTGGTCTGTACTACCTGCTGGAGAGGAAGGGACAAGCCACCCGGATCTGCAACGATTTGAAGATCTTCGAAGGCAAGTCCGTGCCGCCGCAGACCACTCGGGCCCGGCTGCGCGGCGACTTCATCCGCCGGGCTCAGGAGCAGCGCCGCGATTTCACCGTCGACTGGGTCCACCTCAAGCTCAACGACCAGGCACAACGCACGGTGTTGTGCAAGGACCCGTTCCGTTCGGTCGACGACCGGGTGGAGAAGCTGATCGCGGGAATGTGA